A stretch of the Amycolatopsis sp. BJA-103 genome encodes the following:
- the lon gene encoding endopeptidase La: MTDNRLLPVLPLDDDVVLPGMIVPLDLADTETRAAVESAQANTPAQASFPGIRSGTAAKAEVLIVPRVHGEYAGLGTIATVERIGRVPGGKTAVLLRGTRRAVVGRIADGPGAARWVHAEPATETTDDNSAKLATEYKSVVLAILQQRGGWQMIDAVQEVEDPSALADLAGNSSYLNTEQKLELLSALDVSARLEKALEWSREQLAELEVTDTIRKDVQEGMEKQQKEFLLRRQLEAIRKELGELDGTANDDDYRARVEAAELPDAVKKAALSEVDKLERTSDQSPEGGWIRTWLDTVLELPWNNRTTDVHDIAAAREILDADHAGLDDVKERIIEYLAVRKRRAESGLGPVGGRRSGAVLALAGPPGVGKTSLGESVAKAMGREFVRVALGGIRDEAEIRGHRRTYVGALPGRIVRAIKEAGSMNPVVLLDEIDKVGADYRGDPTAALLEVLDPEQNHTFRDHYLEVELDLSDVVFLATANALETIPGPLLDRMELVTLDGYTEHEKVTIARDHLLPRELDRAGLGKDDVTLTDDAFSRIAAEYTREAGVRNANRTIAKVLRKVATKVALDEAELPLTIDADGLETYLGRPRHLPESSLPASTQRTSTPGVATGLAVTGAGGDVLYIEASLADPESGSTGLSLTGQLGDVMKESVQIALSYLRSHGAELELPVGDLKDRGIHVHVPAGAVPKDGPSAGITMTTALASLLSGRVVRSDVAMTGEVSLTGRVLPIGGVKQKLLAAHRAGMKTVIIPQRNEPDLDDVPAEVLAQLDVHAVANVRDVLDIALAPATAPVAQAA, encoded by the coding sequence ATGACCGACAACCGCCTCCTGCCCGTCCTCCCGCTCGATGACGACGTCGTGCTGCCGGGCATGATCGTCCCGCTCGACCTCGCCGACACGGAGACGCGCGCCGCGGTGGAGTCCGCCCAGGCCAACACGCCTGCCCAGGCTTCCTTCCCGGGGATCCGCTCCGGCACCGCCGCCAAGGCCGAGGTGCTGATCGTTCCCCGCGTCCACGGCGAGTACGCCGGACTCGGCACCATCGCGACGGTCGAGCGCATCGGCCGCGTGCCCGGCGGCAAGACCGCGGTACTGCTGCGCGGTACCCGCCGCGCCGTCGTCGGCCGCATCGCCGACGGTCCCGGCGCCGCCCGCTGGGTCCACGCCGAGCCCGCCACCGAGACCACCGACGACAACTCCGCGAAGCTCGCGACCGAGTACAAGAGCGTCGTCCTCGCGATCCTCCAGCAGCGAGGCGGCTGGCAGATGATCGACGCCGTCCAGGAGGTCGAGGACCCGTCCGCGCTCGCCGACCTCGCGGGCAACTCGTCGTACCTGAACACCGAGCAGAAGCTCGAACTGCTGTCCGCGCTCGATGTTTCGGCTCGTCTCGAAAAGGCTCTGGAATGGAGCCGCGAGCAGCTGGCCGAACTCGAGGTCACCGACACCATCCGCAAGGACGTCCAGGAGGGCATGGAGAAGCAGCAGAAGGAATTCCTGCTGCGCCGCCAGCTCGAAGCGATCCGCAAGGAACTGGGCGAACTCGACGGCACCGCCAACGACGACGACTACCGCGCCCGCGTCGAGGCCGCCGAGCTGCCGGACGCGGTCAAGAAGGCCGCACTGTCCGAAGTGGACAAACTGGAGCGGACGTCGGACCAGTCCCCCGAGGGCGGCTGGATCCGCACCTGGCTGGACACCGTCCTCGAACTGCCGTGGAACAACCGCACCACCGACGTCCACGACATCGCCGCCGCGCGCGAGATCCTCGACGCGGATCACGCCGGTCTCGACGACGTGAAGGAACGCATCATCGAGTACTTGGCCGTCCGCAAGCGCCGCGCGGAGTCGGGTCTCGGGCCGGTCGGCGGACGCCGTTCGGGTGCCGTGCTCGCGCTCGCCGGTCCTCCCGGGGTCGGCAAGACCTCGCTCGGCGAGTCCGTGGCGAAGGCGATGGGCCGTGAGTTCGTCCGCGTCGCGCTCGGCGGCATCCGCGACGAGGCCGAGATCCGCGGTCACCGCCGCACCTACGTCGGCGCGCTGCCCGGCCGGATCGTCCGCGCCATCAAGGAAGCGGGCTCGATGAACCCGGTCGTGCTGCTCGACGAGATCGACAAGGTCGGCGCCGACTACCGCGGCGACCCGACGGCGGCGCTGCTGGAGGTGCTGGACCCGGAGCAGAACCACACGTTCCGCGACCACTACCTCGAGGTCGAGCTGGACCTGTCCGACGTCGTGTTCCTCGCGACGGCGAACGCGCTCGAGACCATCCCCGGCCCGCTGCTGGACCGGATGGAGCTGGTCACCCTCGACGGCTACACCGAGCACGAGAAGGTCACCATCGCCCGCGACCACCTGCTCCCCCGCGAGCTGGACCGCGCGGGCCTCGGCAAGGACGACGTCACGCTGACCGACGACGCGTTCAGCCGCATCGCCGCCGAGTACACGCGGGAAGCCGGGGTGCGCAACGCGAACCGGACCATCGCGAAGGTGCTGCGGAAGGTGGCGACCAAGGTCGCGCTGGACGAGGCCGAGTTGCCGCTGACGATCGACGCCGACGGGCTCGAGACCTACCTCGGCCGTCCCCGGCACCTGCCGGAGTCTTCGCTGCCCGCGTCGACGCAGCGCACGTCGACCCCCGGCGTGGCGACCGGACTGGCGGTGACCGGCGCCGGCGGTGACGTCCTCTACATCGAGGCGTCGCTGGCGGATCCGGAATCCGGTTCGACCGGGCTGTCGCTGACCGGTCAGCTGGGCGACGTGATGAAGGAGTCGGTACAGATCGCGCTGTCGTACCTGCGTTCGCACGGCGCGGAGCTGGAACTCCCGGTCGGCGACCTGAAGGACCGCGGCATCCACGTGCACGTCCCGGCGGGCGCGGTGCCCAAGGACGGGCCGAGCGCGGGCATCACGATGACGACCGCGCTGGCGTCCCTGCTTTCGGGCCGGGTCGTGCGGTCGGACGTCGCGATGACCGGTGAGGTGTCGCTGACCGGGCGCGTGCTGCCGATCGGCGGGGTCAAGCAGAAGCTGCTGGCCGCGCACCGGGCGGGGATGAAGACGGTGATCATCCCGCAGCGCAACGAGCCGGACCTCGATGACGTCCCGGCCGAAGTGCTGGCCCAGCTGGACGTCCACGCGGTGGCGAACGTCCGTGACGTGCTGGACATCGCGCTGGCCCCGGCGACGGCTCCGGTCGCCCAAGCGGCGTAA
- a CDS encoding SAM-dependent methyltransferase, whose amino-acid sequence MTREDDAAPVAPTGVDTEKPSAARIYDWYLGGTHNWAVDREFARGLERQWRWVKPGARHNREFMNRVVRAALNAGIRQFVDLGSGVPTAGNVHEIVEEELEPGDTAKVVYVDYEPVAVAHAELILERHEATDWAGIVHADMRRPKDVLRHPETLRLIDFSQPVCLMMMAVLHFAGPHDDPPALVATYRNALAPGSWLGLSHMSFGGQTGEDADGLRWMVEQYRKTSNPVWMRDREEIEPLFGEWPLLEPGLVHLPDWRPVRELRRDELGARPFAWCGVSVHP is encoded by the coding sequence GTGACCAGGGAAGATGACGCGGCCCCGGTGGCGCCGACCGGGGTCGACACCGAAAAGCCGTCCGCGGCGAGGATCTACGACTGGTATCTCGGCGGGACCCACAACTGGGCCGTCGACCGCGAGTTCGCCCGCGGGCTGGAACGCCAGTGGCGGTGGGTCAAACCGGGCGCGCGGCACAACCGCGAGTTCATGAACCGTGTCGTGCGCGCGGCGCTGAACGCGGGGATCCGGCAGTTCGTCGATCTGGGTTCCGGCGTCCCGACCGCCGGGAACGTGCATGAGATCGTCGAAGAAGAGCTGGAGCCCGGCGATACGGCGAAGGTCGTGTACGTCGACTACGAGCCGGTGGCAGTGGCGCACGCGGAGCTGATCCTCGAGCGGCACGAGGCGACCGACTGGGCCGGGATCGTGCACGCCGACATGCGGCGGCCGAAGGACGTCCTGCGGCATCCGGAGACGTTGCGGCTGATCGATTTCTCGCAGCCGGTGTGCCTGATGATGATGGCCGTGCTGCATTTCGCCGGACCGCACGACGATCCGCCCGCGCTGGTCGCGACCTATCGGAACGCGCTGGCGCCGGGCAGCTGGCTGGGGCTTTCGCACATGAGCTTCGGCGGCCAGACCGGCGAGGACGCGGACGGGCTGCGCTGGATGGTCGAGCAGTACCGGAAGACGAGCAACCCGGTGTGGATGCGGGACCGCGAGGAGATCGAACCGCTCTTCGGGGAGTGGCCGCTGCTTGAGCCCGGCCTCGTCCACCTGCCCGACTGGCGGCCGGTGCGGGAGCTGCGACGGGACGAACTGGGCGCCCGGCCGTTCGCCTGGTGCGGCGTCTCGGTCCACCCCTGA
- a CDS encoding GNAT family N-acetyltransferase: MNSHAIAAGHAERLATVDALLPEMPALEPVEGSVSLSATEGDSAAAGLSVRTEAGPDSVDSPWRALVEHRLEARLTGPRPEAALDALLTRWDEHLKAVAPPGDVETAATVVRPSRDSPGSAELLRRGFAPVLVIAVRPADRLAVTGPPATPGVHIRPAEADDLETAVGLELELQRYDAQFGSVTLREGAEEAITADLSKQLERENPTLWIAELYGRALGMVRVQFPDETSWIGNRVAAERVGYLSSLAVAEPARSSGVGSALAAHAHQIFDECGTEAVLLHHALANPRSTPFWYAQGYRPLWTYWQRRPAVP, encoded by the coding sequence ATGAATAGCCACGCCATCGCCGCCGGGCATGCCGAGCGGCTCGCCACCGTGGACGCCCTGCTCCCGGAAATGCCTGCACTGGAGCCTGTCGAGGGCTCCGTGTCACTCTCCGCGACAGAAGGCGACTCGGCCGCCGCCGGATTGTCGGTACGGACTGAGGCGGGCCCGGATTCTGTTGACTCTCCGTGGCGAGCGCTCGTCGAACATCGCCTCGAAGCGCGTCTCACCGGACCCCGCCCGGAAGCGGCCCTTGACGCATTACTCACCCGATGGGATGAACATCTGAAGGCGGTCGCCCCACCTGGGGATGTCGAAACCGCGGCGACCGTGGTGCGGCCCAGCCGCGATTCGCCCGGCTCGGCCGAATTGCTGCGCCGCGGATTCGCTCCGGTGCTGGTGATCGCGGTCCGCCCGGCCGACCGGCTGGCCGTGACGGGACCGCCCGCCACTCCCGGAGTGCACATCCGGCCCGCCGAAGCCGATGATCTCGAAACCGCCGTCGGACTCGAGCTGGAATTGCAGCGCTATGACGCGCAGTTCGGTTCGGTCACTTTGCGCGAGGGCGCGGAGGAAGCGATCACCGCGGACCTGTCGAAACAGCTGGAGCGGGAAAACCCGACGCTGTGGATCGCGGAGTTGTACGGGCGTGCGCTGGGCATGGTGCGGGTGCAGTTCCCCGACGAGACCTCATGGATCGGGAACCGGGTCGCGGCCGAGCGGGTCGGCTACCTGTCTTCGCTGGCGGTGGCCGAGCCGGCGCGTTCGAGCGGGGTGGGGTCGGCGCTCGCGGCGCACGCGCACCAGATCTTCGACGAATGCGGGACCGAAGCCGTGCTGCTGCACCACGCGCTGGCCAATCCGCGCTCGACGCCGTTCTGGTACGCGCAGGGCTACCGGCCGCTCTGGACGTACTGGCAGCGGCGACCGGCGGTTCCCTGA
- a CDS encoding putative bifunctional diguanylate cyclase/phosphodiesterase: MPDTNGRPVSAAQAAPGKGGAVTEARTDERRFRVYTFAVLTMGIAAAAAVSLWLDFEASDDLLWIGPILALAFLLAEQLGINVDVRSGISWTISFTEIPLVIGFFVAPFEVVLAAHLAAGIGTLLARKVAGRVLYNAGAFLLEITGAFAVAGLVKQASGAQDMTWIAALAGTLTAPLVSTLLALAAVRVLRRRMRVSTAIRLTGRILVVGFVNASVGLSGYLVISGTPKAWPLVLAVFLGLTALYWAYSDLLREQRDMEALSDVSLMVARSGQQAAARPAGRADELVGGVDVREWATIAERIKDQLAAGRVVLRLRLEPKDTMRMVVAGDELPPVDPAADDPLLRLPGAHVRHFRITEANPDVRSALLDRGAQEALVVPLRSANQLLGVVEAHDRLSRWRGFGKYDVQLLGTMASHLATSLDNRRLLATLRHDAYHDPLTGLLNRPGFRQVAKEPLREQVDAVVLRVDLDVFSTVSDALGYVWADRMVIAAGRRIRDALGPDVPLARLEGASFAALLVGCAPGRAQAAAELLRAELVAPYPVDRLSVEANAMIGYATSSAEDDDQVDVDGLLQRADVAVRATKGGEEVRGYMASMGQIFMRRFQMVTQFRQSLEEGQLSVHYQPKITLPNRQIQGVEALVRWVHPEFGRLGPDEFVPAIEAAGLIGVLTSFVLEESLKRVRKWLDEGLRISAAVNLSVRNLADEDFPTKVARELDRFGIPPELLTFELTESGVMSDPQKALPILRELHSLGIVLAVDDFGTGYSSLAYLRQLPVDQVKIDKSFVLGMGTDLGDLAVVRSIVELGHSLGLTVVAEGVEEDVARDQLEAMGCDVAQGYLISRPLPEDRLEAWLQARTARSPGRHSETVLTLLT; encoded by the coding sequence ATGCCGGACACGAACGGCAGGCCCGTGAGCGCCGCACAGGCAGCACCGGGCAAGGGAGGCGCCGTTACGGAGGCTCGTACCGACGAGCGACGGTTCCGCGTCTACACCTTCGCGGTACTCACCATGGGCATCGCCGCCGCGGCCGCGGTCAGCCTCTGGCTGGACTTCGAGGCCTCGGACGACCTGTTGTGGATCGGGCCGATCCTCGCGCTCGCGTTCCTCCTGGCCGAACAACTCGGCATCAACGTCGACGTCCGCAGCGGTATCTCCTGGACGATCTCGTTCACCGAGATTCCCCTGGTCATCGGATTCTTCGTCGCACCCTTCGAAGTCGTCCTCGCCGCGCATCTCGCGGCGGGCATCGGAACCCTGCTGGCCCGCAAGGTCGCGGGCCGGGTCCTCTACAACGCCGGCGCGTTCCTGCTGGAGATCACCGGCGCGTTCGCCGTGGCAGGACTGGTGAAACAGGCCTCCGGCGCCCAGGACATGACCTGGATCGCCGCGCTGGCAGGCACTTTGACCGCGCCGCTGGTCAGCACGCTGCTCGCGCTCGCCGCCGTCCGCGTCCTGCGCCGCCGCATGCGGGTCAGCACCGCGATCCGGCTGACCGGCCGCATCCTCGTCGTCGGATTCGTCAACGCCTCGGTCGGCCTTTCCGGCTATTTGGTCATTTCCGGGACGCCGAAGGCCTGGCCGCTCGTGCTGGCCGTCTTCCTCGGGCTCACCGCGTTGTACTGGGCGTACTCCGATCTGCTCCGCGAACAGCGCGACATGGAAGCGCTGTCCGACGTCAGCCTGATGGTCGCCCGATCCGGTCAGCAGGCCGCCGCGCGTCCCGCCGGGCGGGCCGACGAGCTCGTCGGCGGCGTGGACGTCCGCGAGTGGGCGACCATCGCCGAACGCATCAAGGACCAGCTGGCCGCCGGCCGTGTGGTGCTCAGGCTGCGGCTGGAACCCAAGGACACCATGCGGATGGTCGTCGCGGGCGACGAACTGCCACCCGTCGACCCGGCCGCCGACGACCCGTTGCTGCGCCTGCCCGGCGCGCACGTCCGGCACTTCCGGATCACCGAAGCCAATCCCGACGTCCGTTCCGCGTTGCTCGACCGCGGCGCCCAAGAGGCACTGGTCGTCCCGCTCCGCAGCGCGAACCAGCTCCTCGGCGTCGTCGAAGCGCACGACAGGCTGTCCCGCTGGCGTGGTTTCGGCAAGTACGACGTCCAGCTGCTCGGCACGATGGCCAGCCACCTCGCGACGTCGCTGGACAACCGGCGCCTGCTCGCGACCCTGCGCCACGACGCGTACCACGATCCGCTGACCGGCCTGCTCAACCGGCCGGGCTTCCGTCAGGTCGCCAAGGAACCGTTGCGGGAACAGGTCGACGCGGTCGTGCTGCGGGTCGACCTCGACGTCTTCTCCACCGTCAGCGACGCCCTCGGTTACGTATGGGCCGACAGGATGGTCATCGCCGCCGGTCGCCGTATCCGCGATGCGCTCGGCCCCGACGTCCCGCTCGCCAGGCTCGAAGGCGCGTCCTTCGCGGCGCTCCTCGTCGGCTGCGCGCCGGGACGCGCCCAGGCCGCGGCGGAACTGCTCCGCGCGGAACTCGTCGCCCCGTACCCGGTGGACCGGCTTTCCGTCGAAGCCAACGCGATGATCGGCTACGCCACCTCGTCGGCGGAAGACGACGACCAGGTCGACGTCGACGGGCTCCTGCAGCGCGCCGACGTCGCCGTCCGCGCGACCAAGGGCGGCGAAGAGGTCCGCGGCTACATGGCCAGCATGGGCCAGATCTTCATGCGCCGGTTCCAGATGGTCACGCAGTTCCGGCAGTCGCTCGAAGAAGGCCAGCTGAGCGTCCACTACCAGCCGAAGATCACCTTGCCGAACCGGCAGATCCAGGGTGTCGAGGCGCTGGTGCGCTGGGTGCATCCGGAGTTCGGCAGGCTCGGCCCGGACGAGTTCGTCCCGGCGATCGAAGCGGCCGGTCTCATCGGCGTCCTGACGTCCTTCGTGCTCGAAGAGTCGCTGAAGCGCGTACGAAAGTGGCTCGACGAAGGACTGCGCATCTCCGCCGCGGTGAACCTGTCGGTGCGAAACCTGGCCGACGAGGACTTCCCGACGAAGGTCGCCCGCGAACTCGATCGCTTCGGCATCCCGCCCGAGCTGCTCACCTTCGAGCTGACCGAATCCGGTGTGATGTCCGACCCGCAGAAGGCGCTGCCGATCCTGCGGGAACTGCACTCGCTGGGCATCGTGCTCGCCGTCGACGACTTCGGCACCGGCTACTCGTCGCTGGCGTACCTGCGGCAGCTCCCGGTCGACCAGGTCAAGATCGACAAGAGCTTCGTCCTCGGCATGGGCACCGACCTCGGCGACCTCGCCGTCGTGCGCTCCATCGTCGAACTGGGCCACTCGCTCGGTCTCACGGTCGTCGCCGAGGGTGTCGAGGAGGACGTCGCGCGGGATCAGCTCGAGGCGATGGGCTGTGACGTGGCACAGGGCTACCTCATCTCACGGCCGCTGCCGGAGGACCGCCTGGAGGCGTGGCTGCAGGCCCGCACGGCGCGCTCGCCGGGACGACACTCCGAGACCGTCTTGACCCTGCTGACCTGA
- the rpmG gene encoding 50S ribosomal protein L33, with protein MAATDVRPKITLACEECKHRNYITKKNRRNNPDRLEMKKFCPNCGTHRTHKETR; from the coding sequence GTGGCTGCCACTGACGTGCGACCGAAGATCACGCTCGCGTGTGAGGAGTGCAAGCACCGCAACTACATCACCAAGAAGAACCGGCGCAACAACCCGGATCGCCTGGAGATGAAGAAGTTCTGCCCGAACTGCGGTACGCACCGGACTCACAAAGAGACCCGCTGA
- a CDS encoding MaoC family dehydratase N-terminal domain-containing protein, with product MALDQSFTGRAYPPTSTYEVSREKIREFADALGDANPLYRDTEAAKAAGHPDVIAPPTFLTIINLASINAIVSDPELGLDYSRMVHGDQRFTYTRPVHAGDVLSLTTYIDNIMTRAGNDFINLRAEISGADGGPIATTYAQLVVRGEGA from the coding sequence GTGGCCTTGGACCAGTCGTTCACCGGGCGGGCATACCCGCCGACCAGTACCTATGAAGTGAGTCGCGAGAAGATCCGGGAGTTCGCCGACGCGCTCGGCGACGCGAACCCGCTCTACCGCGACACCGAAGCGGCGAAGGCGGCCGGTCACCCCGACGTCATCGCACCGCCGACGTTCCTCACGATCATCAACCTCGCTTCGATCAACGCGATCGTCTCCGACCCCGAGCTGGGGCTCGACTATTCGCGGATGGTCCACGGCGACCAGCGGTTCACCTACACGCGGCCGGTGCACGCGGGCGACGTCCTGTCGCTCACCACGTACATCGACAACATCATGACCCGCGCCGGGAACGACTTCATCAACCTGCGCGCCGAGATCTCCGGCGCCGACGGCGGCCCGATCGCCACCACGTACGCCCAGCTCGTGGTCCGAGGGGAGGGCGCGTGA
- a CDS encoding MaoC family dehydratase, translating into MSTFTAGEELSPLTIDVTRDQLVRYAGASLDFNPIHWNEAFAKEVGLPDVIAHGMLTMALGARLVTDWLGDPGRLVDYFARFTRPVVVPNDGAATIEFTGKVAVVNDDGTARIDITAKFDGKAVLGKAQAVVRA; encoded by the coding sequence GTGAGCACGTTCACCGCCGGAGAAGAACTGTCGCCGCTGACCATCGACGTCACCAGGGACCAGCTGGTGCGCTACGCGGGCGCTTCGCTGGACTTCAACCCCATCCACTGGAACGAGGCCTTCGCCAAGGAAGTCGGCCTGCCGGACGTCATCGCGCACGGGATGCTGACCATGGCGCTCGGGGCAAGGCTCGTCACGGACTGGCTCGGCGACCCCGGCCGCCTCGTCGACTACTTCGCACGCTTCACGCGCCCCGTGGTCGTGCCGAACGACGGCGCGGCGACGATCGAGTTCACCGGGAAGGTCGCCGTGGTCAACGACGACGGCACCGCGCGGATCGACATCACCGCCAAGTTCGACGGCAAGGCCGTCCTCGGGAAGGCCCAAGCGGTCGTCCGCGCCTGA
- a CDS encoding SGNH/GDSL hydrolase family protein codes for MTWVAYNERVTQRRTGGGCLFLVIVLSVLGIAYHLWERGTSVTPAGVTTSDGAGRYVALGDSYTASPGTGRPVGAPAGCDRSDNNYPSLLAAALRPAEFADVSCGGATTEHLTGEQKTRDGTNAPQLDAINGDTTLVTVGIGGNDVGFVGFASQCATQHQTASPCKTRLTAGGRDQLAERITAAADRLGGVLDQIRSKAPEARVVVVGYPTALPDDNAGCWPVLPVGEGDVAYFRDSLELLNSTLEETAKKHDAGFADMSTASKGRDMCSAANRRWVEGPAPAVPAAPLHPNARGEEGMAEVIGKLLKLA; via the coding sequence GTGACCTGGGTCGCGTACAACGAACGGGTGACGCAGCGGAGAACTGGCGGCGGCTGTCTGTTCCTGGTGATCGTGTTGTCCGTCCTGGGGATCGCTTACCACCTGTGGGAGCGCGGGACGTCGGTGACACCGGCGGGGGTCACCACTTCGGATGGCGCGGGCCGATATGTGGCTCTGGGTGACTCCTACACGGCGTCGCCGGGCACTGGACGGCCCGTGGGCGCGCCGGCGGGCTGCGACCGTTCGGACAACAACTACCCGAGCCTGCTCGCCGCGGCGCTGCGTCCGGCCGAGTTCGCCGACGTCAGCTGCGGCGGCGCCACGACCGAGCACCTCACCGGCGAGCAGAAGACCCGGGACGGCACGAACGCTCCGCAGCTCGACGCGATCAATGGCGACACGACGCTGGTGACGGTCGGGATCGGCGGCAACGACGTGGGCTTCGTCGGCTTCGCGAGCCAGTGCGCGACGCAGCACCAGACCGCTTCGCCCTGTAAGACCCGACTGACCGCGGGCGGACGCGACCAGCTCGCCGAGCGGATCACCGCCGCGGCGGATCGGCTCGGCGGCGTTCTGGACCAGATCCGCTCGAAGGCCCCCGAAGCGCGCGTCGTGGTCGTCGGGTACCCGACGGCGCTTCCGGACGACAACGCCGGCTGTTGGCCGGTCCTGCCGGTCGGCGAGGGGGACGTCGCCTACTTCCGCGACTCGCTGGAGCTGCTGAACAGCACGCTGGAGGAGACGGCGAAGAAGCACGACGCGGGCTTCGCCGACATGTCGACCGCGAGCAAGGGTCGTGACATGTGCAGCGCCGCGAACCGGCGATGGGTCGAGGGCCCCGCGCCCGCGGTCCCCGCGGCGCCGCTGCATCCGAACGCCCGGGGCGAGGAAGGCATGGCGGAGGTCATCGGGAAGCTGCTCAAGCTCGCTTAG
- a CDS encoding TIGR03619 family F420-dependent LLM class oxidoreductase: MTVMRLGITLPQYGPLASMDAVTGFATAAEELGYESLWVGDRVLAPVSPSDFYPGGTPERPYPPEFVTFADPLILLTVAASVTKKVRLGTSTLTGTVYPAVVLARMLTSLDQVSGGRLDVGLGTGWLRDEYTATGTPWKGRGAQLEELLEILRKFWTEDPFEHEGERWRIPASKVGLRPAQSPHPPVLLGGGSEAALDRVGRRADGWLPAGLPAPYLAKLWATVVSSAEKAGRDPGALRRVLRINPKPGTGLKEVAAKLEEAAETGITEAFVDPHYLARDVGHALDLAAELRELVPKG, from the coding sequence GTGACCGTGATGCGCCTGGGAATCACCCTTCCGCAGTACGGTCCCCTGGCGTCCATGGACGCTGTCACCGGCTTCGCGACGGCCGCCGAAGAACTCGGGTACGAGTCCTTGTGGGTCGGGGATCGGGTGCTGGCCCCGGTTTCGCCGTCGGACTTCTACCCCGGCGGCACCCCGGAACGGCCGTATCCGCCCGAATTCGTCACCTTCGCCGATCCGCTGATCCTGCTGACGGTGGCCGCGAGCGTCACGAAGAAGGTCCGGCTCGGCACCAGCACGCTCACCGGAACGGTGTATCCGGCCGTGGTGCTCGCCCGGATGCTCACTTCGCTGGATCAGGTGAGCGGCGGACGGCTGGACGTCGGGCTGGGCACCGGCTGGCTACGCGACGAGTACACCGCGACAGGCACCCCGTGGAAGGGCCGCGGCGCGCAGCTGGAGGAGCTTCTCGAAATCCTACGAAAGTTCTGGACCGAGGACCCTTTCGAGCACGAAGGCGAACGCTGGCGGATCCCCGCGTCGAAGGTGGGACTGCGGCCGGCACAGAGCCCGCATCCGCCGGTGCTGCTGGGCGGAGGGTCGGAGGCGGCGCTGGACCGCGTCGGGCGTCGCGCGGACGGCTGGCTGCCTGCCGGTCTGCCCGCGCCCTACCTCGCGAAGCTCTGGGCGACCGTGGTGAGTTCGGCCGAGAAGGCGGGCCGAGACCCCGGTGCGCTGCGGCGGGTGCTGCGGATCAATCCGAAGCCGGGCACCGGCCTCAAGGAGGTCGCGGCGAAGCTGGAAGAGGCCGCCGAAACCGGGATCACCGAGGCCTTCGTCGACCCGCATTACCTCGCGCGGGACGTCGGCCACGCCCTCGATCTCGCCGCTGAGCTGCGCGAACTCGTCCCGAAAGGCTGA